From the genome of Lotus japonicus ecotype B-129 chromosome 6, LjGifu_v1.2, one region includes:
- the LOC130726669 gene encoding uncharacterized protein LOC130726669, translating into MFGVFHRRAMLCSNLNITITITRTPSFLQHFSSSKQHSFTTNYLINNLTFSPETASKLSTRVRLKNSDQPNSVLALFRTHGFSNTQLSKIIQTFPKLLSFNPNKTVLPKFNFLLSKGASTSDLVQIVTKNPSVLKQGLANTITPCYDFLKRFLVSDESTIYSIKYCPCLIYSKLPSINVQLLLQNGVPESRIAFLLRSYFYSACKQPDVFKKVVEEVKGLGFNPKSTHFIVAVTTKLMGSSLWERKVDLYKKWGWSEEVIGSAFLRNPCCMWTSMDKIEAVMEFWVNGIGWDSLMLAKYPVLFTSSLEKKIIPRAFVLQFLQSRGLIKDVKSAPFKLTDDMFLQKFVNCFEEEASHLLKLYEEKMYQPRHENASLSYFGFEDLNK; encoded by the coding sequence atGTTTGGTGTTTTCCATCGCAGAGCAATGCTCTGCTCCAACCTCaacatcaccatcaccatcaccagaACTCCCTCATTTCTTCAACACTTTTCCTCCTCCAAACAACACTCTTTCACCACCAACTACCTCATCAACAACCTCACCTTCTCCCCTGAAACCGCTTCCAAACTCTCCACCCGAGTTCGTCTCAAAAACTCAGACCAACCCAACTCAGTCCTCGCCTTGTTCAGAACACACGGCTTCTCAAACACCCAGTTATCTAAAATCATCCAAACCTTTCCAAAGCTTCTTTCCTTCAATCCCAACAAGACCGTTCTTCCCAAGTTCAACTTCCTTCTCTCAAAGGGTGCTTCAACTTCTGACCTTGTGCAGATTGTGACCAAGAATCCCAGTGTCTTGAAGCAGGGCTTAGCAAATACCATCACCCCATGTTATGATTTCCTCAAAAGATTCTTGGTTTCTGATGAGTCCACTATATACTCTATAAAATACTGTCCTTGCTTGATTTATTCTAAGCTCCCATCCATTAATGTTCAACTTCTGCTTCAGAATGGTGTCCCTGAATCAAGGATTGCTTTCTTACTCCGTAGTTATTTCTATTCAGCTTGTAAGCAACCTGATGTCTTTAAAAAGGTAGTGGAAGAAGTAAAGGGTTTGGGATTCAACCCGAAATCGACACATTTCATTGTAGCAGTGACTACTAAGTTGATGGGAAGTTCCTTGTGGGAAAGGAAGGTTGATTTGTATAAGAAATGGGGTTGGTCTGAAGAAGTTATTGGTTCAGCATTTTTGAGAAATCCATGCTGTATGTGGACATCTATGGATAAAATTGAGGCTGTGATGGAGTTTTGGGTCAACGGCATCGGTTGGGACTCTTTGATGCTTGCTAAGTACCCGGTGCTTTTTACGTCGAGCttggagaaaaaaattattcccAGGGCTTTTGTGTTGCAATTTCTTCAATCCAGAGGTTTGATTAAGGATGTTAAATCGGCCCCGTTTAAACTTACTGATGATATGTTCTTGCAGAAATTTGTGAATTGTTTTGAGGAGGAAGCTTCTCATCTGTTGAAGCTGTATGAAGAGAAAATGTATCAACCAAGACATGAAAATGCATCTTTGTCCTATTTTGGGTTTGAAGACCTGAATAAATAG
- the LOC130725745 gene encoding uncharacterized protein LOC130725745 — protein MFGVLNRRALLCPNLNITIIKTPSFLHHFSSSKQHSFTTNYLINNFNFSPETASTISTRVRLTDSQNPDSILALFKSHGFTNSQLSRIIQSYPKLLSSDPNKTVLPKFNFFLSKGASNSDLVKIVTRNPFVLHLGLETTITTCYDFLKRFLVSDESTIRSLKYCTCLIYSKHTSVNVQVLLENGVPESKIAFLLRSCAYSACEQPDNFKKAVEEIKEMGFKPNSTVFMVALSAKMLNAMWERKIALYKKWGWSEEVVVSAFARYPWCMLASEEKIDTMMEFLVNRMGWDSLVLSKTPILLLLSLEKRVVPRSFVLQFLQSRGLVKDVKSATPFRISEKKFLQKFVNCFEEEEAAQLLKLYEEKKCRPR, from the coding sequence ATGTTTGGTGTTCTCAATCGCAGAGCATTGCTCTGCCCAAACCTCAACATCACCATCATCAAAACCCCCTCATTTCTTCACCACTTTTCCTCTTCCAAACAACACTCTTTCACCACCAACTACCTCATCAACAACTTCAACTTCTCCCCTGAAACCGCTTCCACCATCTCCACCCGAGTTCGTCTCACCGACTCACAAAACCCTGACTCAATCCTCGCCTTGTTCAAATCCCACGGTTTCACAAACTCTCAGTTATCTCGCATCATCCAAAGCTACCCTAAGCTTCTTTCCTCCGACCCCAACAAAACCGTTCTTCCCAAATTCAATTTCTTCCTCTCAAAGGGTGCTTCAAATTCTGATCTTGTCAAAATCGTCACTAGAAACCCCTTTGTTTTGCACCTGGGTTTGGAGACTACCATCACCACTTGTTATGATTTCCTCAAAAGATTCTTGGTTTCTGATGAGTCCACTATTCGCTCTCTCAAGTATTGCACTTGCTTGATTTATTCTAAGCACACATCGGTTAATGTTCAAGTGTTGCTTGAGAATGGCGTCCCTGAATCGAAGATCGCGTTCTTACTTCGTAGTTGTGCTTATTCAGCCTGTGAGCAGCCTGATAACTTTAAGAAGGCAGTggaagaaatcaaggaaatggGATTTAAACCCAACAGTACGGTTTTCATGGTAGCGCTGTCTGCGAAGATGCTGAATGCAATGTGGGAAAGGAAGATTGCTTTGTATAAGAAATGGGGTTGGTCTGAAGAAGTGGTTGTTTCGGCATTCGCGAGATATCCGTGGTGCATGCTGGCATCTGAGGAGAAAATTGATACCATGATGGAGTTTTTGGTCAACCGCATGGGTTGGGACTCTTTGGTGCTTTCCAAAACCCCAATACTCCTTCTGCTGAGTTTGGAGAAAAGAGTTGTTCCCAGGTCTTTTGTCTTGCAATTTCTTCAATCCAGAGGTTTGGTTAAGGATGTTAAATCGGCCACGCCGTTTAGAATTTCTGAGAAGAAATTCTTGCAGAAATTTGTGAATTGCTTTGAGGAGGAGGAAGCTGCTCAGCTCTTGAAGCTgtatgaagagaaaaaatgtCGTCCAAGATAA
- the LOC130722766 gene encoding anaphase-promoting complex subunit 7 — protein MEVPKDQIATLLDHGLYNSAQMLGCFLVSSPAANAESAPHLKTESLVLLGDSFFQEREYRRAIHTYKQALQHYKMIPKQNMASSRTALSSNRSSSPNSCNVSVINENEVKFKIASCHCSLNENKAALAEMDGIPVKARNLAMNLLLGKLYRICRQSRAAAAIYKECLRHCPYVLEAITALSELGVTAKDIISLFPQTPNRSGRASSDHIDSSRWLQRYVEAQCCLASNDYKGALELYADLLQRFPNNIHLLLEIAKVEAIIGKNEEAIMNFEKARSIDPYIITYMDEYAMLLKLKSEYSKLNKLVHDLLSIDPARPEVFVALSVLWERKDEKRALSYAEQSIRMDERHIPGYLIKGHLLLTMKRAEAAVSAFRGAQELRPDIRSYQGLVHTYLALSKIKEALYASREAMKAMPQSAKALKLVGDVHASNSGGREKAKKFYESALRLEPGYLGAALALAELHVIEGRNGDAVSLLERYLKDWADDSLHVKLAQVFAATNMLQEALSHYQAALRLNPHNEAAKRGLERLEKQMKGVDPDAPEEDEDDVEDADGDQDETELL, from the exons ATGGAAGTTCCGAAGGATCAAATCGCCACTCTTCTCGACCATGGCCTCTACAACTCTGCTCAGATGCTC GGTTGTTTTCTTGTTTCTTCACCTGCTGCCAATGCTGAATCGGCCCCTCACCTCAAAACTGAGAGCTTG GTGCTACTTGGTGATTCATTCTTCCAAGAAAGGGAGTATCGTAGAGCCATT CATACCTATAAGCAAGCTTTGCAACACTACAAGATGATTCCGAAACAGAACATGGCGTCTTCTCGGACTGCGTTGTCATCGAACAGGTCTTCTTCTCCAAATTCGTGCAATGTATCGGTAATCAATGAGAATGAG GTCAAGTTCAAAATTGCATCATGTCACTGTTCTCTGAATGAGAACAAAGCGGCTTTGGCTGAG ATGGATGGAATTCCAGTCAAAGCTAGAAATTTGGCAATGAACTTGTTATTAGGAAAGCTATATCGAATTTGTAGACAAAGTCGAGCTGCTGCTGCTATTTACAAAGAATGTCTAAG ACATTGTCCTTATGTACTTGAGGCTATCACTGCTTTATCTGAACTGGGAGTTACTGCAAAAGACATCATTTCGTTGTTTCCTCAG ACTCCAAATAGAAGTGGGAGGGCTTCATCTGATCATATTGACTCAAGTCGTtggcttcaa cgCTACGTTGAAGCTCAGTGTTGCTTGGCTTCAAATGATTACAAAG GTGCCTTGGAACTATATGCGGATCTTTTACAGCGTTTCCCTAATAATATACACTTACTACTTGAGATTGCAAAG GTTGAGGCTATTATTGGAAAGAATGAAGAGGCCATAATGAATTTTGAGAAG GCCCGATCAATTGATCCATACATCATAACATATATGGATGAGTATGCAATGCTTCTAAAGCTGAAGTCTGAATATTCAAAGCTAAACAAGCTAGTACATGATTTATTGAGTATTGATCCTGCAAGACCAGAGGTTTTTGTAGCTTTATCTGTTTTATGGGAAAGGAAAGATGAGAAAAGGGCATTATCATATGCTGAGCAG AGCATCCGAATGGATGAGAGGCACATACCAGGCTACCTAATAAAG GGACATCTATTATTGACAATGAAACGGGCAGAAGCTGCTGTGTCTGCATTCAGGGGAGCTCAAGAATTGAGGCCTGACATACGCTCATATCAAG GGTTGGTTCATACGTACTTGGCTCTCTCTAAAATTAAAGAGGCTTTATATGCTTCAAGAGAGGCAATGAAAGCAATGCCTCAATCAGCAAAGGCTTTAAAATTAGTAGGTGATGTTCATGCCAGTAATTCTGGTGGCAGAGAAAAG GCAAAAAAATTCTACGAGTCTGCATTAAGGCTGGAACCTGGTTACCTTGGAGCTGCTCTAGCTTTGGCTGAGCTCCATGTTATTGAGGGGCGAAATGGAGATGCTGTGTCTCTGCTTGAGCGATATCTTAAAGACTGGGCTGATGATTCTCTTCATGTTAAACTTGCACAAGTTTTTGCTGCCACTAATATGCTGCAGGAGGCTTTGTCACATTATCAAGCTGCATTAAG ATTAAATCCCCATAACGAAGCAGCAAAACGGGGTTTAGAGCGTTTAGAGAAGCAGATGAAG GGAGTTGATCCTGATGCacctgaagaagatgaagatgatgttgaaGATGCTGACGGAGATCAAGACGAGACTGAACTTCTCTGA